A window of Anomalospiza imberbis isolate Cuckoo-Finch-1a 21T00152 chromosome 4, ASM3175350v1, whole genome shotgun sequence contains these coding sequences:
- the FBXL5 gene encoding F-box/LRR-repeat protein 5, with product MLAPPFAPPGARLHGENMAPFPEEVDVFSAPHWRMKQLVGLYCDKLSKTNFSNNNDFRALLQSLYATFKEFKMHEQIENECIIGLLQQRSRTVYNVHSDNKLSEMLSLFEKGLKNVKNEYEQLNYAKQLKERLEAFTRDFLPHMKEEEEVFQPMLMEYFTYEELKDIKKKVIAQHCSQKEAVEFRGLSKWNQAEELQKVFKYSVDEKADQETEVTGHTTNITNLPPEVMVTIFSYLNPQELCQCSQVSTEWSQLAKTGSLWKHLYPVRWARGDWYSGPAADTETEPDEEWVKNRKDESRAFQEWDEDADIDESEEAAEDSLAINIAQMEKRLLHGLIHHVLPLVGSSVKTLVLAYSSAVSSKMVRQILELCPNLEYLDLTQTDISDSVFESWCSVGYCQNLRHLDLSGCEKITDVAIERISRALGIISTHHTRGILKSCRNRNTKTLWKNREITLQSNQKYNGLHEISNENLIQGGNGEQHWTKPDGSENFSSAYVWMLDADDLADIEDAAEWRHRNVEGFCLMEPTSHINCSALCYSRDIYGLRTRGWQQHCASTDLIYCGHSFCCAGTALRTIRALPESSALCKKPIRTKQSEKKDSAYSGSEKTEEETARVLQFLSLSGCYQITDRALRALTLGGGLPHLEHLNLSGCLTVTGAGLQELVSACPSLKDEHFYYCDNINGPHAETASGCQNLQCGFRACCRSGE from the exons cTTTCCAAGACCAACTTCTCCAACAACAATGATTTTCGGGCTCTGCTGCAATCTCTTTATGCTACATTCAAGGAATTTAAAATGCACGAGCAGATTGAAAATGAGTGTATCATTGGTTTGCTTCAGCAGCGTAGCCGGACAGTGTACAATGTGCACTCAGACAACAAACTCTCAGAGATGCTTAGCCTTTTTGAGAAAGGGCTAAAGAATGTAAAG AATGAATATGAGCAACTAAACTATGCGAAACAGTTGAAGGAGAGATTGGAAGCCTTTACCAGGGATTTCCTTCCTCAtatgaaagaggaagaggag GTTTTCCAGCCAATGTTGATGGAATACTTCACTTATGAAGAGCTGaaagatattaagaagaaagTAATTGCACAGCACTGCTCACAGAAAGAGGCTGTAGAATTCAGAGGTCTCAGTAAGTGGAATCAAGCAGAAGAGCTTCAGAAGGTCTTTAAGTATTCTGTGGATGAGAAGGCAGATCAAG aaacCGAAGTAACAGGGCACACCACAAATATTACTAATCTCCCTCCTGAAGTAATGGTGACCATTTTCAGTTACCTTAACCCCCAAGAGTTATGTCAGTGTAGTCAAGTAAGCACTGAATGGTCACAGTTGGCTAAAACTGGATCTCTGTGGAAACATCTTTACCCTGTTCGTTGGGCCAGAG GTGATTGGTATAGTGGTCCTGCAGCAGATACTGAGACTGAACCTGATGAGGAATgggtgaaaaatagaaaagatgaAAGTCGTGCTTTCCAGGAATGGGATGAAGATGCTGACATAGATGAATCTG aagaagcagctgaagaTTCACTTGCCATTAATATAGCACAAATGGAAAAACGTTTACTTCATGGCCTAATTCATCATGTCCTCCCGCTTGTAGGCTCCTCAGTGAAGACATTGGTATTGGCCTACAGTTCTGCAGTGTCCAGCAAAATG gTTAGACAGATCTTGGAGCTTTGCCCCAACTTGGAATATTTGGATCTCACTCAAACTGATATTTCAGACTCTGTATTTGAAAG CTGGTGTTCAGTTGGGTATTGTCAAAATCTACGCCACCTTGATCTGTCTGGATGTGAAAAAATTACAGATGTGGCTATAGAGAGGATTTCCAGAGCACTGGGTATCATATCAACTCATCATACCAGAGGTATTCTGAAAAGCTGCAGGAACAGGAACACTAAGACTTTGTGGAAAAACAGAGAGATTACTCTGCAGTCCAACCAGAAGTATAATGGTTTGCATGAAATCAGCAATGAAAATCTCATTCAGGGAGGAAATGGTGAGCAGCACTGGACTAAACCTGACGGCTCAGAAAACTTCAGTTCTGCTTATGTGTGGATGCTAGATGCAGATGATTTAGCTGACATTGAAGATGCTGCAGAGTGGAGACACAGAAATGTTGAAGGATTTTGTCTTATGGAACCAACATCCCATATTAATTGTTCTGCATTGTGCTACAGTAGAGACATTTATGGGTTAAGGACTAGAGGGTGGCAGCAGCACTGTGCTTCTACTGACTTGATTTACTGCGGTCACTCATTTTGttgtgctggcacagcactAAGAACTATTCGAGCACTTCCAGAGTCCTCTGCACTGTGTAAAAAACCAATAAGGACTAAGCAGTCAGAGAAAAAAGACTCTGCATACTCTGGGAGTGAAAAAACAGAGGAAGAGACTGCACGAGTTCTTCAGTTTCTCAGTCTGTCAGGCTGTTACCAGATAACAGACCGTGCTCTCAG GGCATTGACTCTGGGAGGAGGACTGCCACATTTGGAACACCTGAACCTCTCGGGGTGTCTCACTGTAACTGGTGCAGGCCTGCAGGAGTTAGTTTCTGCATGTCCCTCTCTAAAAGATGAACACTTTTACTACTGTGACAACATTAACG GTCCTCATGCTGAAACCGCCAGTGGATGCCAGAATTTGCAGTGTGGTTTTCGGGCCTGCTGCCGCTCTGGCGAATGA